The stretch of DNA TACAAGTGACGGCGAAGTAACCCTGATTATTCCAAGAGGCATCCTTGATGCAAGACTTGGTCCAGACGGAATGAGCGGTGAAGATGACAGCTTTTTCGTCCTAGTAGATGGGGCAGAAGTGGACTTTGAGGAAACAACCACCTCCGAAGATCGCACTTTGACCATAGAATTTGAGGACGGAAACACTCAGATCGAGATCATCGGAACCTTCGTGATCCCAGAATTCGGCACAATCGCAGTAATCATTCTTGCAGTGGCAATTGTATCAATAGTTGCCATATCAAGAAGCAGACTAAGTATCCTGCCAAAATACTAGATCTTCAACTTTTTTCATTTTTTAAATATACATAAATAGTCAGCATTCTAATCGCCAATCAAGATGAATAGTTATGCACTATCCGTGCTAATTGCCATAATGGCTGCAGCAGGCACTTTAGCAATAGTACCAACTTATGCATCTACCTTCGACGAAGAGGCATGCCCAGATTGTGGCAGCAACGACATTTACACAAAAGCCAACTTGGCAGCTCAAAACGACTTGCCAATTGCGGTTTGGACAGACAGTCGAGTCTATGACCACGAGTCTGAAGTTGTAGTAAGCGGCACCGTTGCAAACATCAAACCTGGCTTTCCAGTAACAGTCACAGTGATTGGTCCACAGAACAACATTGTGAGCGTTCATCAAGTCGAAGTTTCAGAGGACAACACATTTGAAACAGTGTTTAGCACCTCAAGCGCTCTCTTTAAGGCAAATGGTATGTACACCGTTCGAGCACAATATGGCCCACAAGAAATCAACGACAAGGTCATGATTGAGCTCGTAGGTGAAGCACCAATGGGAGAGGTAGCATGTGGTGATGGTGAGCTTGCAGTAAAAGGCGGTGGAGAAGTCTACTGCGTTCCATTTGAAGCAGATGGAGTAGTAGTGACAGGATCCTCTGTCAGCAGTGCAACAAAATCACTCATTCTGAAAATCGAAACTGAAGGCGACGGATTCGTCTCACTTGCAATCCCAAGAGATGTCTTGGATGCAACAGAGGACGGCTCTGATGTGGACTTCATTGTCCTAGTTGATGATGAAGAAGCAGACTATGAGGAAGTTGATAGCGACGATTCAACAAGATGGGTCGAGATCATAGTTCCAGACGGCGCTTCACAGATTGAGATCATAGGTAC from Candidatus Nitrosotenuis aquarius encodes:
- a CDS encoding PEFG-CTERM sorting domain-containing protein — encoded protein: MNSYALSVLIAIMAAAGTLAIVPTYASTFDEEACPDCGSNDIYTKANLAAQNDLPIAVWTDSRVYDHESEVVVSGTVANIKPGFPVTVTVIGPQNNIVSVHQVEVSEDNTFETVFSTSSALFKANGMYTVRAQYGPQEINDKVMIELVGEAPMGEVACGDGELAVKGGGEVYCVPFEADGVVVTGSSVSSATKSLILKIETEGDGFVSLAIPRDVLDATEDGSDVDFIVLVDDEEADYEEVDSDDSTRWVEIIVPDGASQIEIIGTYAVPEFGTMAAIILAVAIVSIIAVSARTRLSISPRY